AAAACGCTGAAAGTGTACAGGGATGTGGGGGAATGGCAGGTAATCGTTGGAGAGCTTCACGCGAAGAAGAGGTTATGGGGAGAATTGACCTATTCCATTGAAGAACGGGGGCATTATCTGAACGGGGATGAAAGAAATCCCTTTTACCTGCACTCTGCCCTGCTGGAGGGTGGGAAGATTACAGACTCCCTTCATCAGAATGGTGCAATGAATCAGTTAGAAAAGCTTGAGGACGGCAACGTGGCGGAAATATTCTTCTCGCTTCGAACGTTGAAGTCGCCGGAGCAGGTCTTAAAGCTCTTGTCGGACTATGATGTTAAAGTAACCAGTATGGCTGTTTTTGCAGGCGAACTGAAGGATTTCAAGTTGAGTACTTATAGCTCTAGCGGCGCAGATTACATGATTCCTCATCTAACGTTAAGACCCATGGTTCAGTTTAGCGATAATCATTTTCTTTCTGCCTGGCATACTTTCTTCTCATTGGATGCCGGGATCACGGATCATGTGCAGCAACTGATCGCCGACGTTGAATGGATGACGGACAACATCAAATATAACGGCGTGGATGAAGACAAACTGCGGCTGGCTTACTTAAAGAAAAATGGGGTTCAAGTTTACGGAGCGACCGTTACGGGACCTGTGCGTGAGCTGGAGAAGCTGAAGGAGGAGTCGGAATTCTGGGGATTCCGTTTGGGCCGCATCGAGGTATGGAATTGGAGTTAAGACAGTCATGCTCTGCTGAATCATTACATAATATGGTAGAAAAAAAGGCCTCAGCTTGAGGCCTTTTTAAATTTAAGGAAGTGAAGGCAGACGATGTGGATCGGCAGCATGCCAAGGGGCATCCCTTCAGGCCAAATGCCGTGTAAGGATGCCCCTTATAAACTACGTTAAATATTTATCCCGTAGAATATTCAGGTGATGAAGCTCATGACCGGCAATGACATAGGCGGCTGCCCGGGCGGAGAGCGGGTAATTGTTGAACGTGCCCTGGCGAAGCAGCGCTTCCTCCGTCAAACTTCCAACCAGCGTAATGGTAGACTGCCGGACAGCAGCATAATCCTTGAGGGCTTCCCGTAACGGAAGATGGCTGAAGGGAGAATTTTGGACAAAAATCTCCCGGTCGTACCCCGAGAATTCACGGGCATCTCCACGCGCGATGTAGAGAATGCGGTAGTTCCATAAGCGCTCTACATCGGCGATATGTCCGACCACCTGTTTTAGACTCCATTTCCCTGCCGCATAGCGAACATTCGCTTGTTCTTCCGTCAGATCGCTAAGCGATCGTAACGTTTCATCATGCTGCCGCTGCAAAACTTCAGCAATATGGCCTTCGGGGACAAGAGAGACGTATTTTTCGGCGAGGGGCAAATATTCATTAGAATCAGGCCTTGTGTTCATAACAAGTTCCTCCAGATTAATTAATAAGAGCTTCGTTAAAATTTATGCCGACAGGTCAAAATGAATGAATGGATCAGGTTGCTTGCGCCCAGATCAGATGAACGATGCCGTTCCAATAGCGTTCTGTCTTCAGGATGTTCAGTTCCGAGGCATTCGCAATCTGGATCATGTCCCTGTTATAATGACAGCCGGATATCCGCCGTGCTGCCGGGTTGATCAGATGCTGAATAGCGCCTAGGAACCGGTTCGTGCTCATGCCATGCTCCAGTAAATAAACGCGGCCGCCGGGTTTGGCCCAGCGATTGATTTTATTCAGAGCTTTGACCGGATCCTCGTAGCCGCATAGCGACAGGGTGGATACAACACAATCATAGGAACGTTCCGGCAGCTCCAGCGTCTCGATATCCCGCTCTAGGAAATGGGCCCGGATACCCATCTCGGAGGCCATCCGCCGTGCACAGCTTAACATCTCGGGACTGAAGTCGACAGCCGTTACGTTCACCTTGTCACGATGATAGAAGGGGAAGTTCGCGCCGGCGCCGACAGCTACTTCAAGCACGCTACCCTCTACATCGTGAAGCAGCCGCTGTCTCCATTCACCGAGCCTGCGCTGTCTGGTGTTCCTTTCATATATCGCTGCCTGCTTATTGAACTTCCGAATGAGGAATTGCTTATTCACGCGGGATTCTCCGGGCGACGCCGGTTTTGATCGCCGCTTTCACGACAAGCTCGCGAATGGCTTTCACGACGTTCTGGTTAAATACGCTTGGAATAATATACGACGGGTTGCGTTCCTCATCCGATACGGCGGACGCGATGGCTTCGGCTGCAGCCAGTTTCATCTCCTCATTGATCGTGGTTGCTCTGCAATCCAGGGCAGCACGGAAAATACCTGGGAAGCAGAGGACGTTGTTAATTTGGTTCGGATAATCCGAACGTCCGGTTGCAATGACGCCTACAATATCCTCGACTTCTTCCGGTTTAATCTCCGGCGTAGGGTTTGCCATTGCGAACACGATCGGATCCTTAGCCATGGCTTGTACGTCTTCGCGGCGAAGCAGGCCGCCGGCGGATAGGCCGATAAACACGTCGGCACCTTGGATCACTTCGCGCAGGGAACCTTCAACTTTATTCGGATTCGTATGCTCTGCGTACCATTGCCACATACTATTACTGTACTCTTTTCCAGCAACCAGCGCACCCTCGCGGTCTACGCCAATGATGTCCTTGACACCGGCCGACAGGAGGATTTTGCTGCATGCCACGCCCGCAGCGCCGATTCCGCACACAACGATCCTGACTTTATCGATTGTTTTTCCGACAATTTTCAGGGCATTGATCAGTGCCGCATACAGAACGACCGCTGTGCCGTGCTGGTCATCGTGGAATACGGGAATATCCAGCTCATCCCGCAGTCGTTGTTCGATCTCGAAGCAGCGCGGGGAGGAGATATCCTCCAGGTTAATGCCGCCAAAAGCCGGTGCCATGGCTTTGATGCAAGAAATGATCTCTTCCGTATCCTGGGTATCCAGGCAAATCGGGAAGGAGTCTACACCTGCAAATTGTTTGAAGAGCATCGATTTTCCTTCCATCACCGGCATGGCCGCATAAGGGCCGATATTGCCCAAACCGAGCACGGCGCTTCCATCCGAGATGACGGCCACCGTATTTCTTTTAATCGTGAGTGTAAAGGCTTTTTTCGGGTCTTCCTGAATGGCTGCGCACACCCGGGCAACATCTGGCGTATAGACGCGCGACAGATCATCGCGGTTTTGGATCGGAATTTTAGGCTGGGTTTCGATCTTGCCGCCGAGATGCAGCAGGAAGGTACGATCCGAAACGTTGACGAGCCGGACGCCTTTCAGATTTTTCACGGCATCTGTAATTTTTCCGATATCGACGCTGTCCGTGACCGTAATGGTAATATCGCGTACGGTAATGTGGCCGCTCGCCTGAATGACGTCGATAGCGACCATGTCTCCCCCGGCTTCAAATATGGCGGATGCTACCTGACCGAATTTGATTTCTTGTGTATTCATTTCTAGTCTGAGGATAATGCTCTTTCCTCCGAGTCCGTTGTTTTCCATTGTTACCTCCAAATGTTTGATCGATTTCGACATTCTCAGTGTATGTAACTATGCAAAATGTTAACGTTATCATAGTTCGCTGAGCAGTGGTCAATTTCCTGTTTCAGTATAAAGAAACCGTGATATATATAAGAAGGATTTTTTGGAAATGCAAAATGTCAGGGAAATATAATCAAAAGCAGCTTATTGTGAAGGAGGGAGCGCCATGAATGCCAGAATCGAGGAACTTGAAAAACGTTTGACGACCCAGCATCATAGGGATCTGTTCCTTCAGATGAAGCATACGTTGAAAGCCGTTGACGATTTGGCCGAACAGCACCGGATCTACCAGGCCGTTCAGGCACTCAGCGGCACACGCATTGTAGGATCGGAGGAGAACGTGTATTTTGACACGTTGAATCAGGTCAAGGAGCAGATCATTCATACCCTGGAGCTTACGATCGAGGACTTGGAGCATAAAGGGGATAAGCATTATCAGAAGCACTTTAAGGACGGCGTGGAATAGGAGTTGTTGCGCGGTCAAAACGGAAAGAACAGCATGGAACGAAAGCATGGTTCCCCCAGGGGAGGCATGCTTTTTTTGTGATTTTTTTCTGCAATTTCCGTGTGTTTTCATAACATTTCAGGTTACATATTTATCCAATTTCATTGAAATGTGTAACAAATCGTTGATTAGTGTTATGGGATAGGGCTTCCATATGCTTTAAAATAATTATAGTACTGGTAAAGCTTGGACGATGGTTGTGGAAGATTTCCAAGTTTAATCAAGTTATCAGTCAAATTAAGAGGGTGACTACTGGATCAAAGAAAGGGAGGTGGGCCGAGCAGCCGGAGGTTGTGTAAACGCTTTATTTATTATCTTTTATATTAAAGGAGGATTAATTGTATGACTTTAAGTTTGCCGAACAAAACTTGGCTCAAGAATCTGATCATTGCCGGTTCCACGATGTTGTTGATGACCTTGTTCATGGTATTATTTGCTGATAAAGCTTCTGCCCACGGATATGTCGATTCCCCAGGCAGCCGCGCCATTCTGTGTAAGCAGGGGCAAAATACCGATTGCGGCGCAGTCGTGTATGAGCCTCAAAGCTTGGAAGCTCCTAAAGGCTGGCCGAACGCAGGCCCTGCCGATGGCAAAATCGCCAGTGCAGGCGGCGTGTTCCCTAAACTTGACGAGCAATCCGCAACTCGCTGGAGCAAAGTAAGCATTTCCCCGGGAACCACAACGTTCCAATGGCATTTGACAGCCAACCATGCGACGGCAAGCTGGAAATACTACATTACAAAAGACGGCTGGAATCAAAATGCTCCTTTGAGCAGAGCTTCGTTTGATCTGACGCCTTTCTGCTCCATTAACTACGGCGGTGTAAAACCTCCGACAAACTATGCATCCACTTGTAACGTTCCTGCAAAGTCCGGTTACCATGTCATTCTGGCGGTATGGGAAGTAGCTGACACAGCTAACGCTTTCTATAACGTTATCGATGTGGACTTTGGCGGTGGTGGAACGCCGAACCCAGGCGTACCGGCACCGACAGGACTTACTTCCCCAGCCCAAACCAACAACAGTGTTTCCTTGGCATGGGCAGCTTCCACAGGTGCTTCCAGTTACGAAATCTACCGTGACGGATCCCTTGTAGGTACTTCCACAACAACCTCCTATACCAATACGGGGTTAGCCGAAGGAACGTCCTATACGTATACTGTGGTCGCCGTGAGCAGTACGGGCAGCAAATCATCCGCATCCGCTCCGCTTACCGTATCAACATCCGGAAGCGCAGCGACCTATCCGGCATGGAGCGCAACAGCCGTTTATTTAGGTGGCAGCAAAGTCAGCCACAACGGCGTGAACTATGAAGCAAGATGGTGGACTCAAGGCGAAACTCCTGGATCTGCCGAAGTTTGGAAGGTCATTCCTTAATCGATAGGGTGAGAGATCCGGCGTCTTATGACTGCCGGATCTTTTTTTTAGGCAGCCGGGCAGGGAATGAGAGAGTGGGGGGAGATTTCCTTTTGTTACTTCCATTAATATGCGTAGAGGAAATAGCTTCCGTCGGCTACGTATTGTCCCTGGTGGCTCTTGAAATTACCGATCGAAATGTTGTGGGTTCACTGACTGTCGATGTCTTTATTCGATGATTTCATGGCTTTCGTCAACTTTAACGGACCCTAGTTCCGTTATTTAAGATCATAACCCGATTTTTCACAATGTACCGGACTCCAGATCCGCTATTATGAGAAATACGGGAGCAAATACCAACTAAAACCGCAAATAAGGTCCGCTGGGTCCGCTAAAGTTACTAAAAGGGCTGTTTTCAATGAAATAAGGTATTCTGAGTCCGTTAGGAGTTTCTTATACCAAAGAACAAGTACATCGTGCGCACTGCTCCCTGAGCGCACGGTACGTGGCCCGGGGCATGCTTGGATCGACTGTCGACCGTTGAGTTTTGGACATATTGAATGATATGGCGATCGTATTTTTGGACATATTGAACGAAATAGCGATCGTAATTTTTGGACGTTCAGTGAATTATCTGCTTATTTCTTTTGGTCTAAGCGGGGGGATGGCGAAAAAAGAGCGGGCATGGATGGGAAACATAGCAGTGGAATATAAATAAACAAGCTGCCAGCAAGCAGCAGCTTGATAAGGCACCCCTAGGGGTGCCTTATGTGTGTTCTGAAAGAAGTTCAGGAATGCCGAGGTACGCAAAGGTACGCAAAGGAATGCCTAGGTGTGCGAAGGAATGCTGAGGTACACAAAGGTATGCAAAAGATGCAAGGTACACAAAGGTATGCAAATTATGAAAGTATGCAAGGTACGCAAAGTATGCAAAGTATGAAAGTATGCAAGGTATGCAAAGTATGAAAGTATGCAAGGTATGCAAGATATGCAATGTATGCAAAGTATGAAGGTATGCAAAGTGTGAAAGCCTCAAACTCTGTACACGGTAATGCCCCGTTCCTGGAACGGCTTGATATCCGAGTCGGAAGCCTCAGTGCCGGTGACAAGAGTATGTATCGCGCTGTTGGGGGCGACCGTGTGCAGAGACAGTTTGCCGATCTTGCTGTGGTCGGTGACAACGACAATTTCACCTGCGGCCTGAATCATGTTCTGCTTGGCCGGGACGAGCAGCGCTTCCGGGTGCATGAGGCCATGCTGAGGATGCAGGGCAGGGGTACCGATAAATGCTTTCTCGACATGCAG
This Paenibacillus sp. JZ16 DNA region includes the following protein-coding sequences:
- a CDS encoding anti sigma factor C-terminal domain-containing protein, with amino-acid sequence MKQLINALLAAFLIYGVYYAAVYIYHEESGLNDKFLRSVMTTVELHESGLVVDKRGLSSVEVTPFLTQKKTLKVYRDVGEWQVIVGELHAKKRLWGELTYSIEERGHYLNGDERNPFYLHSALLEGGKITDSLHQNGAMNQLEKLEDGNVAEIFFSLRTLKSPEQVLKLLSDYDVKVTSMAVFAGELKDFKLSTYSSSGADYMIPHLTLRPMVQFSDNHFLSAWHTFFSLDAGITDHVQQLIADVEWMTDNIKYNGVDEDKLRLAYLKKNGVQVYGATVTGPVRELEKLKEESEFWGFRLGRIEVWNWS
- a CDS encoding DinB family protein, which translates into the protein MNTRPDSNEYLPLAEKYVSLVPEGHIAEVLQRQHDETLRSLSDLTEEQANVRYAAGKWSLKQVVGHIADVERLWNYRILYIARGDAREFSGYDREIFVQNSPFSHLPLREALKDYAAVRQSTITLVGSLTEEALLRQGTFNNYPLSARAAAYVIAGHELHHLNILRDKYLT
- a CDS encoding class I SAM-dependent methyltransferase — protein: MNKQFLIRKFNKQAAIYERNTRQRRLGEWRQRLLHDVEGSVLEVAVGAGANFPFYHRDKVNVTAVDFSPEMLSCARRMASEMGIRAHFLERDIETLELPERSYDCVVSTLSLCGYEDPVKALNKINRWAKPGGRVYLLEHGMSTNRFLGAIQHLINPAARRISGCHYNRDMIQIANASELNILKTERYWNGIVHLIWAQAT
- a CDS encoding NAD-dependent malic enzyme, which gives rise to MENNGLGGKSIILRLEMNTQEIKFGQVASAIFEAGGDMVAIDVIQASGHITVRDITITVTDSVDIGKITDAVKNLKGVRLVNVSDRTFLLHLGGKIETQPKIPIQNRDDLSRVYTPDVARVCAAIQEDPKKAFTLTIKRNTVAVISDGSAVLGLGNIGPYAAMPVMEGKSMLFKQFAGVDSFPICLDTQDTEEIISCIKAMAPAFGGINLEDISSPRCFEIEQRLRDELDIPVFHDDQHGTAVVLYAALINALKIVGKTIDKVRIVVCGIGAAGVACSKILLSAGVKDIIGVDREGALVAGKEYSNSMWQWYAEHTNPNKVEGSLREVIQGADVFIGLSAGGLLRREDVQAMAKDPIVFAMANPTPEIKPEEVEDIVGVIATGRSDYPNQINNVLCFPGIFRAALDCRATTINEEMKLAAAEAIASAVSDEERNPSYIIPSVFNQNVVKAIRELVVKAAIKTGVARRIPRE
- a CDS encoding lytic polysaccharide monooxygenase — translated: MTLSLPNKTWLKNLIIAGSTMLLMTLFMVLFADKASAHGYVDSPGSRAILCKQGQNTDCGAVVYEPQSLEAPKGWPNAGPADGKIASAGGVFPKLDEQSATRWSKVSISPGTTTFQWHLTANHATASWKYYITKDGWNQNAPLSRASFDLTPFCSINYGGVKPPTNYASTCNVPAKSGYHVILAVWEVADTANAFYNVIDVDFGGGGTPNPGVPAPTGLTSPAQTNNSVSLAWAASTGASSYEIYRDGSLVGTSTTTSYTNTGLAEGTSYTYTVVAVSSTGSKSSASAPLTVSTSGSAATYPAWSATAVYLGGSKVSHNGVNYEARWWTQGETPGSAEVWKVIP